In Ooceraea biroi isolate clonal line C1 chromosome 6, Obir_v5.4, whole genome shotgun sequence, the genomic stretch CAAATGTGAACTCAATGAAATGCTAAGTTAATTACGACAGGAAGTAAACGACAGGAGCGATCTGGAACTTCGTTACGGACACACATTGTGATTTCGAAACAGTCCCGGGGAGAGAAAACGAAAGAGCACAAGCTCCGACAGCAACATCGACTGGCAACGAATCAAAATCGACGGTAGCCATACATTTCTACAAAATTCGTAGCTTAGAGTCGCACGTATGAACGTATTCTAAAATCGCTCTCAAATACACAGGTCTTTGTGCGGCTTTGTCAAGGAAATTACGAAAACAAACTCTAGGtgtacttttttctttccgatATCAACGAATATTCCTTGTAATCTTACGACGCCGTCTTTTTACGGTAAACCGACGATTGAAGTCCGTGCGAACAATTTCAGAAGACTTTCAAGGGCCCCAGAGTTTTGTGTAAAATTGGCGGCGAAGCTATTTAGGATGGGCTGCAAATCGGCAGCTAAGTCCGATCTGGAAGTAgagacgacgtcgtcgtcgtcttctccGAACTATAAGAGAGCGATCGAGCCGTCGGCCGAACGGAAGACTATCCAAGAAGAGGAGTCCGATCTCGAGGACGAAGAGGACGAAGAAGACACCGCGGCCGCTCGAGTCTCGTCTGGGAAATCGTTTCCATTAAGTGCGAACAGCAGAACGTTCGAGAGGGCGGACGACGGCGTCGCCAGATAGCTATCAGGCGAGGATGCAGAGGCTGCGTTCAACTTTTAAGAGGTCGCGCACCCCCACGGGAGCAGAAATGAAATCCCAATCTAGCCTCGAGGTCCCCAAGCAGATCAGGTCGGCCTCATTCGATGAGATGCAGCTGCAGGCAAAGCGGCAGGACAcctcctcgtcgtcctccACGTGTTCCCCCGTGAGATCGCAGGACTCGATACGTGGCAGACGATCGTCCACCCTGAAAGTGCCGCAGACGCAGGCCGGCCAGCGGTCCAAGAGCTTCGACGCGTACTCCGCGAGCTCCGCGTCATCCTCGAGTCAGCTGTTACCCACCGGATTCGAGCGACCGGAAACGCCGATCATCCAGGTCTCCGGGTGTTATCACTGTGCCTGCGTTGAGGAGTACAAGAGCCTCTGGCTGGCCGAGGATATTTCCAAGGAGGAAACTGACATCGGTGAACTCTACTACGAGGCTGACAGCGGCACCGATCTGTCAGAGAACGAGTCGGACGATCGCGAGGACGAGTCTAGGAGGGAAGGCAGCCCGGAGATCAGGGTCACTCTGACAGGATCTGACGACACCCAGAACGAGCCGCGATGCGTCTCTCCCATAGCGGAGGTCGCGTCCGAACCGAATTCCGAGATGCCGCCGGAATTCCCAGACAGGCAACGCAGGCTGTCCAGACAGGAAGCTCTGACTTCCTTCCCTCTGGAACTGCCCACCCCGACGCCCGTGAGGGACATGGAGCCAGCAATCAAGACAACCGCCGAggtggacgacgacgacgacgacgaggagaacGATGTCGAGCAGTGCAAATGCAAGTTCATCGTGCGGGACATTTTCCTGGCCGTGCCAGACCTGAAGAGGGACCGCGCTGCTTCCGTGGACTCttgtttcaataataataaaaacggaGGCGTCACCGATGCGGACTCATTGGCAGTACCGCAGCAGAGCATCAGATCGAAAAGTGTCGATATCGTGCTGCCAACGGACGCGCGAACGAGATACACGGCGTTGGTACCCGGAAAAGAATCGCGAATAGGGTGGGTACGTCTGATTAATGGAACCGACGAACCGCATCTTCCTAGATAACACGCGACACAATATGAGATTAATGAGCACATCGTGATCTTCGTGTTTGCATTCTGAGCCTGAGTGCAGTATAAGTTTGCTTTACTCCTGAGATGCATGACTGCTGTCCTCTGTCACAAGCGATATTGCGTATTTTTTAAGATGTTCTTTTTCCTCTGCACTGCAATTTGGAATAATCTTTAACAATcctctatttaatatatttaattaaaattgttttataattatttttaagtttttcagTGCTTTTATAAGCCGTGCAATCTAGGTTTAACTTTATATTTGTTACGAAAGATGGTAGAAGTATGAAACAGATAGaatagaaaattgaaatttgttacGAAAGATAGTAGAAGTATGAAACAGATAGAATAGAAAATTGAAATGAACGtcaacattaatattatctttgtcaaaaaaatatagaaattattttagaaacaaaattaattttatgaatgaGATATATAATGAAAGTATTTCTACTATCTTTTCatcaatttcttatttattatctagTTACGTTAATCTCAAATTTGTTAATGTATCttatatgattaattatattaaaatataatttttaattaaagcgcaaaatatgatttatttctatatGCGACGCTTCTTTCTAGACACAGTTTTCCGAAATCTCTTGggaattttcaaatatatttccgAATAATTAAACGCACAAATAAACAAAACAAGCAAGATTTTTTCTCTAGCATCATATTGCCATGGCGCGCTTGTgtgttcttctttttctccttgtTATAATGTTGTTATAAATccttgttataaataataactatTAAAAAGAGTTCAATCATTATtcacttattatataatattgttgaatCATTATTCATCATTTCTATACACTAAactaaaaatagaatattgaGGGTCTCTATAAATAATCAGTTTAGATATTAAAAGCTAAAACATGGTATGTCACAGTATTATCATGGCAAATGgacgaaaagaaattaaatatttagaaaatatcgATCGAAGATATCGAAGCAAATTAGAATACTGCACGCACCTTTCGTTCGTCATGACTtgccatttattattatatgcgtattagaatattttatttcgaagaGACCTACTTCTAAGAGCAACTGAGTTGAAtttcgtatatgtatatgtttacgCATGGTAGCAAGCTAGACTTTAATCATTCAAAATggcttaaatatttaatgatggCCTTGTGCGTCTCGTACAAGAGGAATGAACATGCAGAATATTAATTACGCGTGTAGAGATATACCGTAGAGATATGCTCTCTTCTCTTAaactatattttcttttactatACATGTGCACACGTGTATACAAGtacacttttaattaaatgtgaaaaaatatcagaatattttgctattttacaattaagtCGTAGCATCACATGTTGAATATCGTATTACATCAAAATGTAATGTGTGTAcgagataaaaaattagattatctattctcgtgtgtgtgtgacaGTTTgacaatttgataaaataactttACCGCTAATAcaagaaaattgaattatcgACAAGAAGACCTATGAACAACTAATGATTttagagggagagaggataGTGGAGAAGACAATAGAGAAGGGGGTGGCTCGAGCGGTCAACGCGAACCCCGAGCAACACCAGATTGGGGACCAAATGCGTTCAATGGGGAACATCTTTGGGTACCAACCGCTACATCCGGTGACTTCTGCTATGTCAACGACTGTTCCGtaagttaatttaaaaaactattcaAGATTTTATCTGATTGTGAGTAGTactcgaaataattaaaaaagtaccAAAGCATCTGCGGGATCATTAAAAGCTATATATTTCGGATTGCTCCAAAGAAACTTATTTTTGCGGCGTGAAATCTATAAGCAAGCATAAATCTCAatgatcttttcttttttttacagaaaCACGGACCCCGGTTGAAGTGTCCGGCTTGTCGTGTGGTGGCCCATGCCTGCTGCGTCGGAGGTTTAGAATTCGGCTGCAAACCGAGCTTTCGCGATGTAGGCGTGCGCCAGTATCGCGAGCAAACGACAACTCACCATCACTGGGTACACCGACGGTCACAAAAAGGCAAATGCGCCAACTGCAGCAAGTCCTTCCAATCGAAGCTCAGCTTTAGCTCTAGAGAGATCGTGGCAGTGAGCTGTAGCTGGTGCAAAGCCGCTTTTCATAATAAAGAGACATGCTTCAACGTCCAGAAGATAGGCGAGAACTGCGAATTAGGTAGCCACGCGTCAATTGTTGTACCACCATCGTGGATCGTGAAACTTCCTCGGAAGGGCAGTTTCAAGAGCAGCCTGAGAAGATCACCCAGAAAGAAGAAATCCGGCAGCGGCAGTGGAGCTTCCAGCCGTCGAAAAagcagggagaaagagaaggaaaaagaagaaaaggagaaaaagtcAGATCAGGGAGAACTGTGGATTGTTAAGCCCATACCCACGCCCACAGTTAAGCCAGTTTTAGTCTTTATAAATCCGAAGTCCGGCGGTAATCAGGGCGCGAAGTTACTGCAGAAGTTCCAGTGGTTGCTCAATCCAAGGCAAGTCTTCGATCTGACGCAGGGCGGTCCGAGGATGGGGTAAGTAAATCGTATTATCGAAACATGTGTTACAGTAGAATGTACGTTGCAGTACTTTGTCTCGAATTTAATTGTACTTGTACAGAAGAAgtttaaaacaataataatgaactttaaaaaacatatttttaaataaaaacatatttttttctaatctaaaatagtaatatagaacaaaaagatttatcttatgCGTCATTTTAAATTCAACATGCAGCGAGCAgctatatattatgtaaagaGAAGGCAAAAGCGGATGAAAGAAGATCGAACTAAAATAGCGCTGGTTTTACAGATTGGAGCTTTTCAAGAAAGTTCCAAACTTGCGCGTGCTGGCTTGCGGTGGCGACGGTACGGTCGGTTGGGTCCTGTCGATCCTGGATCAGATCGGTGCCTATCCAGCGCCGGCGGTTGGGGTTCTTCCTCTGGGCACCGGAAATGATCTAGCGCGAGCGCTAGGATGGGGCGGTGGTTACAAGGATGAGCCGATCGGGAAGATCTTGACGAGCATAGGTGACAGCGAGACCACCCTGCTGGACAGATGGCAGCTGAAAGTTGAGAGAAATCCTGATGCCaaaaacgacgacgatggcggcAAGGGCAAAGAGAACCTACCGCTCAACGTTGTTAACAATTACTTCTCCCTCGGCGTAGACGCTCACATCGCCCTCGAATTTCATGAAGCTCGAGGTGAGACTTTTCGCTCCAACTTCAATCGCGCGATTATATTGGTGTCATCAAACGGCGAGTCGATAATAAATCATTGTTATTGGCTCTGAATCAATTAATGacctaataaattatacatacaaaAAATTCCCTGCGTCCATGAAAATCACATTTGATGAACTCCTTGCGACTGTTTGTAGAGGCTCATCCGGAAAAGTTCAACTCCAGAATGAGGAACAAATTGTTCTACGGACAGATGGGTTGCAAGGACTTGCTGCTCACTAAGTGGAAGGACCTCTCGGACTTCGTGACGCTGGAGTGCGACGGTCAGGACATGACGTCAAAGTTGAAGGAGCACCGTGTCCACGCCATTCTGTTTCTAAATATCGCTTCTTACGGTGGCGGAACGCATCCGTGGAGCGCGGGAAGTGGTACCAGAGAACCCGCTATGGACGACGGTCTGATCGAGGTGGTCGGTTTGACCACGTATCAACTGCCTCTATTACAAGCTCGTGGACATGGCACCTGCATAGTGCAATGCAGCACAGCCAAGCTGGTTACGACGAAGACTATACCGATGCAGGCAAGCCTAATCTTCATATCATAAATTCGGCTGCTTATTGcgtgtactttgttatttgTCAAGTAACAAGCGCAAATTgaagtaagaaaaatttcaacatCGTCAAATAATAACCATTTTTAAGATTTGATTAACTATTTTGTTATTCTTATtagtgtaatatataattaaatttttaatttattcatgtgTTGTAGGTTGACGGCGAGGCCTGTCGTCTGCTACCATCTATCATAACTTTAAGTATGTTAAACAAGGCAACAATGTtagcgaaaagaagaaatacggGAAAACCACATCAGAATACAGCAAGACTAGAGAGATTAAAGCTGTCGGTGATGAGGATAAAAATGTCGGATTATGAGACGTATTATCACGACAAGGAAAGATTGAAGGAAGTAGCCGAATTATGGGCGTCGGAACTTGATCTCGATGCTACAACCGATTTAGAGAGCTTGAGAAAACTCTTAGCGAAGGATTATAATGTAGACTCTTGCTGTTTTCTCGATTGTAAGTATCGTTTCATgcaaattatttgtaaattgaGATATAACAATTTCTTATAGTTTTTGTTCTATTTTCAGTTAATGTTCttgtacatttattttcttcataaaaacaaaacatgatttaatctttatattttcgtgttatttcaagaatttaaaataatgttatatgcTTATCTGTGTGGATGATTCTGTAAGtacacataaaaaaaagaaaatttggtTCATTTTTTCGTAGCTTGCACCGCGGAAAGATTCTTCAGGATCGATCGTGATCAGGAGCAGTTGCATTACGTAACAGATGTTGCCGTGGAGATCATATACGTTCTCGACGAAGATGCCATTCAGCAACAATCTGGGGGCCAAACTGGAGCAAGTCAAATCATCGCTAATCAAGAGAACGAAACCGCGCAAATCAGTTTGCCAAGGCATGATGTTTTTCATGATAAACCCGCAGATCGCTTCCTTACTTAGCGCTTCTAAAACCGGAAAAGAATTGAAAGaacatataagaaaacaaCAATAGACATAATCTTGATTTCTGAGCAAGAACTATTTTTGATTATATCATAAGAGGTCAACATGCAAAGCAATAATCGATTAATAATGATAGCAGTAGCTGGGGCAAATAAAAGCCTAAGATGCGGCTGACAGTGCGCAAATTggcaataaaattgcaatcaGTCGAAATCGCAAATCAATCCAGAAGTGTACGTTTCGGTTCTGCTTCGGACCCTCTTCAGCAGTAATCAAGAAAGCGATTTACCAAACTATACGACACACGTAATTCCCAAAATTTCAATGACCGCGATACTTCAGAGTTCATCGCTACCAACGAGGCTCCAAGACTTCCAAGATCTCCAAGACCTCCAAGACCTCCAAGAATAATCGATTAAACATCTCAAAGTAATAACGTTCATGCTTTGCAATCTAAAACTTATTAAAAGTAACAACTCACGTGAAGTTTAGATTTGGATGTTTACAGCGCCAGTCTTAgcaaaatcttttatttctgtAGAAAAGTATTTCCGTTACGAGCGTAACACTTATGCTTTTTctttaaaacatataatatgatatgatatatgatataatatagcGA encodes the following:
- the LOC105284543 gene encoding eye-specific diacylglycerol kinase isoform X1; amino-acid sequence: MQRLRSTFKRSRTPTGAEMKSQSSLEVPKQIRSASFDEMQLQAKRQDTSSSSSTCSPVRSQDSIRGRRSSTLKVPQTQAGQRSKSFDAYSASSASSSSQLLPTGFERPETPIIQVSGCYHCACVEEYKSLWLAEDISKEETDIGELYYEADSGTDLSENESDDREDESRREGSPEIRVTLTGSDDTQNEPRCVSPIAEVASEPNSEMPPEFPDRQRRLSRQEALTSFPLELPTPTPVRDMEPAIKTTAEVDDDDDDEENDVEQCKCKFIVRDIFLAVPDLKRDRAASVDSCFNNNKNGGVTDADSLAVPQQSIRSKSVDIVLPTDARTRYTALVPGKESRIGGREDSGEDNREGGGSSGQREPRATPDWGPNAFNGEHLWVPTATSGDFCYVNDCSKHGPRLKCPACRVVAHACCVGGLEFGCKPSFRDVGVRQYREQTTTHHHWVHRRSQKGKCANCSKSFQSKLSFSSREIVAVSCSWCKAAFHNKETCFNVQKIGENCELGSHASIVVPPSWIVKLPRKGSFKSSLRRSPRKKKSGSGSGASSRRKSREKEKEKEEKEKKSDQGELWIVKPIPTPTVKPVLVFINPKSGGNQGAKLLQKFQWLLNPRQVFDLTQGGPRMGLELFKKVPNLRVLACGGDGTVGWVLSILDQIGAYPAPAVGVLPLGTGNDLARALGWGGGYKDEPIGKILTSIGDSETTLLDRWQLKVERNPDAKNDDDGGKGKENLPLNVVNNYFSLGVDAHIALEFHEAREAHPEKFNSRMRNKLFYGQMGCKDLLLTKWKDLSDFVTLECDGQDMTSKLKEHRVHAILFLNIASYGGGTHPWSAGSGTREPAMDDGLIEVVGLTTYQLPLLQARGHGTCIVQCSTAKLVTTKTIPMQVDGEACRLLPSIITLSMLNKATMLAKRRNTGKPHQNTARLERLKLSVMRIKMSDYETYYHDKERLKEVAELWASELDLDATTDLESLRKLLAKDYNVDSCCFLDSCTAERFFRIDRDQEQLHYVTDVAVEIIYVLDEDAIQQQSGGQTGASQIIANQENETAQISLPSDERPKEMPAVTEEEDRTLSNGSRDVQKQKRPSSVAERRRLSRQFENRLLDREHDNENAVKPKDPASRNSLDTSPTENKGVNSNSLINRESLKRGSHIAIARTEQSQHQADRPPFTFISPRDRLFGMSPGVHGFSTDLLEKNCDDILRAAKIGDLPALKQFHEKGYSLLSIDETGQTALHLASKHGHKDIVRYLIACAPPTILNMIDNDKRQTALHKAAQTKRRSICCMLVAGGASLMVKDRHGNTPHQLALLAEDHDLAAYLQSQEHFQLATDEMESDL
- the LOC105284543 gene encoding eye-specific diacylglycerol kinase isoform X2 produces the protein MQRLRSTFKRSRTPTGAEMKSQSSLEVPKQIRSASFDEMQLQAKRQDTSSSSSTCSPVRSQDSIRGRRSSTLKVPQTQAGQRSKSFDAYSASSASSSSQLLPTGFERPETPIIQVSGCYHCACVEEYKSLWLAEDISKEETDIGELYYEADSGTDLSENESDDREDESRREGSPEIRVTLTGSDDTQNEPRCVSPIAEVASEPNSEMPPEFPDRQRRLSRQEALTSFPLELPTPTPVRDMEPAIKTTAEVDDDDDDEENDVEQCKCKFIVRDIFLAVPDLKRDRAASVDSCFNNNKNGGVTDADSLAVPQQSIRSKSVDIVLPTDARTRYTALVPGKESRIGGREDSGEDNREGGGSSGQREPRATPDWGPNAFNGEHLWVPTATSGDFCYVNDCSKHGPRLKCPACRVVAHACCVGGLEFGCKPSFRDVGVRQYREQTTTHHHWVHRRSQKGKCANCSKSFQSKLSFSSREIVAVSCSWCKAAFHNKETCFNVQKIGENCELGSHASIVVPPSWIVKLPRKGSFKSSLRRSPRKKKSGSGSGASSRRKSREKEKEKEEKEKKSDQGELWIVKPIPTPTVKPVLVFINPKSGGNQGAKLLQKFQWLLNPRQVFDLTQGGPRMGLELFKKVPNLRVLACGGDGTVGWVLSILDQIGAYPAPAVGVLPLGTGNDLARALGWGGGYKDEPIGKILTSIGDSETTLLDRWQLKVERNPDAKNDDDGGKGKENLPLNVVNNYFSLGVDAHIALEFHEAREAHPEKFNSRMRNKLFYGQMGCKDLLLTKWKDLSDFVTLECDGQDMTSKLKEHRVHAILFLNIASYGGGTHPWSAGSGTREPAMDDGLIEVVGLTTYQLPLLQARGHGTCIVQCSTAKLVTTKTIPMQVDGEACRLLPSIITLSMLNKATMLAKRRNTGKPHQNTARLERLKLSVMRIKMSDYETYYHDKERLKEVAELWASELDLDATTDLESLRKLLAKDYNVDSCCFLDSCTAERFFRIDRDQEQLHYVTDVAVEIIYVLDEDAIQQQSGGQTGASQIIANQENETAQISLPSPRDRLFGMSPGVHGFSTDLLEKNCDDILRAAKIGDLPALKQFHEKGYSLLSIDETGQTALHLASKHGHKDIVRYLIACAPPTILNMIDNDKRQTALHKAAQTKRRSICCMLVAGGASLMVKDRHGNTPHQLALLAEDHDLAAYLQSQEHFQLATDEMESDL